Proteins found in one Aspergillus puulaauensis MK2 DNA, chromosome 8, nearly complete sequence genomic segment:
- the SNF1 gene encoding serine/threonine-protein kinase (BUSCO:EOG09261IOS;~COG:T;~EggNog:ENOG410PGMD;~InterPro:IPR017441,IPR032270,IPR008271,IPR028375, IPR000719,IPR011009,IPR013896;~PFAM:PF16579,PF07714,PF08587,PF00069;~go_function: GO:0004672 - protein kinase activity [Evidence IEA];~go_function: GO:0004674 - protein serine/threonine kinase activity [Evidence IEA];~go_function: GO:0005524 - ATP binding [Evidence IEA];~go_process: GO:0006468 - protein phosphorylation [Evidence IEA]), which translates to MAAAFDDEDLSVDLPSFERDRPRERSDESNNPPPNPNQSAMAMAPPSRPIGKGGDLSRQSPATMRDMQRLDQYHTVKVLGEGSFGKVKLAIHQPSGRQVALKIISRRKLLSRDMIGRVEREIQYLQLLRHPHIIKLYTVISTKADIVMVLEYAERELFDYLVKRGRCNDAEARKFFQQIICAVEYCHRHKIVHRDLKPENLLIDRDKNVKIADFGLSNIMTDGNFLKTSCGSPNYAAPEVISGKLYAGPEVDVWSCGVILYVLLVGRLPFDDDYIPALFKKIAAGNFHMPTYISSGASRLIRSMLQVHPVHRITIEAIREDPWFMQDLPNYLQPPPEEFVATDKAIDPRKIAAGKPQAIQKKISQVAISKLERSMGYGREDIEDALKHPEPSAIKDAFFIIVENEMMQTNSPTEDNMMNPSAVPPPPSINRTRSGRTTTPQGAQSLPTRTRSGSYRQSPAPVSGESADGEEPRVSHVRILPTSLPYVHEQLMEQRERERQRAREDLEEQQAQAALDEEDSGRTSRSPEEQKATARALKPHSRSIIDLEKLRFEPPENRGAPHQPRRSRRWQFGIRSRNQPYEAILYLYRAIAAQGGIWEVQPAESGTSTTADSGSADRPLQTKYPDLPSSHYIPKDLWFIRARLLKQGVRAPGSSSSIHSSRSDLEGLRRRFNFSSTTGSAEDKPGNLGEVTTTSGASSATRDYSISRISYGVWVFIDIQLYQLEENNYMVDFKCDGYQNVIRAEGDAEWRPISKRFRNKEKEMSSPYPFLDVASDLVAQLAVAS; encoded by the exons ATGGCTGCCGCttttgatgatgaggacCTCTCGGTCGACCTCCCTTCCTTCGAGCGCGACCGTCCTCGCGAACGCTCCGACGAGTCCAacaatcctcctcccaatcccaaccagtccgccatggccatggccCCTCCCTCGCGGCCGATCGGAAAAGGTGGTGACCTTTCGAGACAGTCCCCCGCTACAATGAGAGATATGCAGCGCCTGGATCAGTACCATACAGTGAAGGTTCTAGGCGAGGGATCCTTCGGAAAGGTCAAGCTGGCTATTCACCAACCCAGTGGTCGCCAGGTCGCCCTGAAGATCATCTCTCGACGCAAGTTGCTATCTCGGGACATGATCGGTCGAGTTGAGCGTGAGAttcaatatcttcaactGTTACGACACCCTCATATTATTAAACT GTACACCGTCATTTCGACCAAAGCGGATATTGTTATGGTACTTGAATATGCAGAACGAGAGCTTTTCGATTATCTGGTGAAGCGCGGCCGATGCAATGATGCGGAGGCGCGTAAATTTTTCCAGCAGATCATTTGCGCCGTTGAGTACTGTCACCGCCATAAGATTGTTCATCGTGATCTGAAGCCGGaaaacctcctcatcgaccGAGACAAGAACGTTAAGATCGCGGATTTCGGTCTGAGCAATATCATGACGGACGGCAACTTTCTTAAGACGAGCTGTGGGAGCCCCAATTATGCGGCTCCAGAAGTAATATCTGGCAAGCTTTACGCCGGCCCAGAGGTCGACGTCTGGAGTTGCGGAGTCATTCTTTACGTGCTGTTGGTGGGACGCCTCCCATTTGATGACGATTACATACCGGCGCTTTTCAAGAAAATCGCCGCGGGCAACTTCCACATGCCCACGTACATATCCTCCGGAGCTTCTCGGTTAATTCGGTCAATGCTGCAGGTGCATCCGGTACACCGGATCACCATCGAGGCTATCCGCGAGGATCCTTGGTTCATGCAGGATCTTCCTAATTACTTACAGCCACCTCCGGAGGAGTTTGTCGCAACTGACAAAGCAATTGACCCCCGCAAAATCGCAGCGGGTAAGCCACAGGCGAttcagaagaagatcagCCAGGTAGCCATTTCCAAGCTTGAGAGAAGCATGGGCTATGGGCGTgaagatattgaagatgCGCTCAAACACCCCGAGCCTAGTGCCATTAAAGATGCCTTCTTCATTATTGTGGAGAATGAAATGATGCAGACAAACT CGCCTACGGAGGATAACATGATGAACCCTTCAGCTGTACCTCCGCCCCCGTCAATAAACCGTACTAGATCTGGTCGAACAACGACGCCCCAGGGAGCACAATCTCTCCCAACGCGAACCCGATCCGGCTCCTACCGACAATCTCCCGCACCCGTGTCTGGGGAATCTGCTGACGGAGAGGAACCGCGAGTCAGCCATGTCAGGATCCTGCCTACTAGCTTACCATATGTTCACGAGCAGCTCATGGAacagcgagagcgagagcgcCAACGGGCACGGGAGGATTTAGAGGAGCAACAAGCCCAAGCtgcgctggacgaggaagactcTGGGCGAACTTCTCGCTCGCCAGAAGAGCAGAAAGCAACAGCTAGAGCATTGAAACCTCATTCGCGAAGCATAATTGACCTCGAAAAGCTACGTTTCGAGCCACCGGAAAACCGCGGTGCGCCACATCAGCCCAGGCGATCACGAAGATGGCAATTCGGTATCCGCTCCCGCAATCAGCCCTATGAAGCGATTCTTTACTTGTACAGAGCGATAGCGGCACAAGGAGGAATATGGGAGGTTCAACCCGCCGAATCAG GAACTTCCACCACAGCCGACTCCGGATCTGCGGACCGCCCACTGCAAACCAAGTATCCAGACTTGCCATCTAGTCACTACATTCCTAAGGACCTATGGTTCATCCGCGCACGACTTTTGAAACAAGGCGTACGAGCACCTGGGTCGTCGTCAAGTATACATAGCAGCCGGAGCGACCTGGAAGGACTTCGACGCCGGTTCAACTTTTCCAGTACCACTGGATCTGCGGAGGATAAGCCAGGCAACCTTGGCGAGGTAACCACTACATCTGGCGCCTCATCTGCCACGCGGGATTACTCTATCTCACGTATCTCCTACGGGGTCTGGGTATTCATCGACATCCAGCTCTACCAGCTGGAGGAGAACAACTACATGGTCGACTTCAAGTGTGACGGCTATCAAAATGTGATCCGAGCGGAGGGTGATGCCGAATGGCGTCCGATCAGCAAACGATTCCggaacaaggagaaggaaatgtCCAGCCCCTATCCATTCTTAGATGTGGCATCAGATCTCGTAGCCCAGCTAGCCGTGGCTAGCTAG
- a CDS encoding uncharacterized protein (TransMembrane:1 (o53-70i)) has protein sequence MASAQPGEPSRPETDYERWLRGQDEKYRPGAEPVYGPGDSVGDSGSSMHYSKIFSIILAVLLITLAVKAFRKRRNRGV, from the coding sequence ATGGCTTCAGCACAGCCGGGGGAGCCCTCCAGACCGGAAACTGACTACGAACGATGGCTGCGCGGACAGGACGAGAAATACAGGCCCGGTGCTGAGCCGGTATACGGACCAGGTGATTCCGTTGGGGACAGCGGATCCTCCATGCACTACTCGAAGATATTCAGCATAATTCTGGCGGTGCTGCTTATTACCCTGGCCGTCAAAGCGTTCCGAAAACGCCGCAACCGAGGTGTCTGA
- a CDS encoding putative nuclear distribution protein RO10 (COG:S;~EggNog:ENOG410PQ15), which produces MTASTQSQSQSQSPSQIELTAASTLHLLEARLHRLTYLLTGDTAWTGTPMPPAKPASHNETVSRKLQHLEGELENLSGRSAAVRDVLGLYDRFPDLFSPSSSTQPPSDPFDTSSLQDPESTSTTSPAAPESQNQSQNQLPDLPLSTLQSIILSYASTIPETASRLTSLNDTPVPDPTLSAGLVELMPRMEKLSGVQDGQAREIAELRVRTAKVLQRVYEVALLGGGEVWGEWEGRIENVERGVRRGEVAIGREGI; this is translated from the exons ATGACCGCATCAACTcaatcgcaatcgcaatcgcagTCGCCCTCCCAAATCGAACTAACCGCCGCCTCAACCCTGCACCTCCTGGAAGCCCGCCTCCACCGCCTCACATACCTGCTCACCGGCGACACAGCATGGACAGGCACGCCCATGCCCCCGGCAAAACCAGCCTCGCATAATGAAACAGTCTCGAGAAAACTGCAGCATCTTGAGGGCGAGTTGGAAAACCTTAGTGGTCGTTCGGCGGCTGTGAGGGATGTTTTGGGGCTTT acgACCGATTCCCAGACCTCTTctcaccatcctcatcaacacaACCTCCCTCAGACCCATTCGACACATCTTCCCTCCAAGACCCCGAATCGACATCAACtacatccccagcagcacccGAAAGCCAAAACCAAAGCCAAAACCAACTCCCCGACCtccccctctcaaccctccaAAGCATAATCCTGTCCTACGCCTCCACAATCCCCGAAACTGCCTCGCGCCTGACGTCCCTAAACGACACGCCCGTTCCGGACCCTACGCTCTCCGCCGGCCTGGTCGAGCTGATGCCGCGCATGGAGAAACTCTCGGGGGTGCAGGACGGGCAGGCGCGCGAGATTGCGGAACTCAGGGTTAGGACGGCGAAGGTGTTGCAGAGGGTTTATGAGGTGGCTTTGCTTGGTGGGGGGGAGGTTTGGGGGGagtgggaggggaggattGAGAATGTGGAGAGGGGGGTTAGG
- a CDS encoding DUF1962 domain-containing protein (COG:S;~EggNog:ENOG410PXPT;~InterPro:IPR036334,IPR015308;~PFAM:PF09227;~SECRETED:SignalP(1-17)), whose amino-acid sequence MKLSIFFATLLAAAVSAGSVLEARDTCGSGYGGDQRRTNSACDASNGDRHFCGCDRTGVVECQGGTWTEISDCGSGTCHGGNDGGAQC is encoded by the exons atgaagctctccatcttcttcgctaccctcctcgccgccgccgtctcgGCCGGCTCTGTCCTTGAGGCCCGCGACACCTGCGGTTCCGGATACGGCGGTGACCAGCGCCGCACCAACAGCGCTTGCGATGCTTCCAACGGCGACAGGCACTTCTGCGGCTGTGACCGCACTGGCGTT GTCGAGTGCCAGGGCGGCACATGGACCGAGATCTCGGACTGCGGCAGCGGCACCTGCCACGGCGGCAACGACGGCGGTGCCCAGTGCTAG
- a CDS encoding uncharacterized protein (COG:S;~EggNog:ENOG410PN3D;~InterPro:IPR009060;~PFAM:PF14555;~go_function: GO:0005515 - protein binding [Evidence IEA]) has protein sequence MTSDPSEEAIINFTSFTNTSREQAISFLKANDLDSNKAINAYFEDPTGPHTQVSGYPNETGSSAYQIEHSDAVPASPNLVPPSRPPSTTNLRDATLPLPPPPSQSQDTKPAPGNNGLSLAEQEEHQLQQAVAMSLNQNLGQQETGVTNTAQKFGRATRDNYDEGDWAMTLFNSSARELIISPDPVDRKKQPAEPPFIRPTQDSLHLSGLLTILHSIPLAREALLLRNKALSNYGQDAQWWNGQPINLPKVVTIHEAQGGDTEWDDILHESQRLVAFLDSTTRAFGSADALAGLKAMATYDSESGVSKFLESWQESAVRADKGNPLTTIFSSTAYKRPPKELDSPTAGDDEPIDEFDTPIDKEFFTLEPYIEPVHGQTLYDVLDATMWSDSPGESLDDVWLEHVADVLTIRLDSVDSTARAVDVKVPAVFYPDRYLASCRDIAREQRCQRLQVREEVYKLRTLMDRISTPQGSNRGITSRDILEKAADAAAVLSSQSSTEPESTTKEPAASVEQIARELKVISQKIEDKLKDLESRQQQAMESLRSTSKYLTEPPTTPGEPPVHKYTLRGVCTEPHVTYVLRRNPSSPEDNTESEQPDEYQWWRLSFSVDDGKSRQAQAGHTSAPKDADVIGYTARKVREVEVLRAAREESRGVLLVYANSNAMNFKEEPAPTTLQNFVNADNAAFAKELQEWENSTATRQQNQTTAGDEWDHATDSRPPYPSPSTQQVPTEGIPASKVNVFDYQVASFDDDSAAERQGQGQGQEMQERGGKPLLGQAQAQAQAQSQSQSQSVPSGGKSDHAEWS, from the exons ATGACGTCGGATCCATCAGAGGAAGCTATCATCAACTTCACCAGCTTCACAAACACATCTAGAGAGCAGGCTATTAGCTTTTTAAAG GCGAACGACCTCGACTCTAATAAAGCCATCAACGCCTACTTCGAAGACCCCACGGGCCCCCATACACAG GTTTCAGGATATCCCAATGAAACCGGTTCGTCGG CATACCAAATCGAACACTCCGATGCCGTACCGGCCTCGCCTAACCTTGTCCCTCCCTCGCGGCCCCCGTCAACAACCAATTTAAGAGATGCAACACTGCCGCTTCCGCCGCCACCGTCGCAGTCACAAGATACGAAAC CAGCCCCGGGCAACAATGGCTTGTCTTTGGCAGAACAGGAGGAGCATCAGCTCCAGCAGGCGGTAGCAATGTCCCTGAACCAGAACCTTGGGCAGCAGGAGACTGGCGTCACGAACACAGCCCAGAAATTCGGTCGTGCGACGCGAGACAACTACGACGAGGGCGACTGGGCGATGaccctcttcaactccagCGCGCGCGAGCTTATCATCAGCCCGGATCCAGTGGACCGCAAGAAACAGCCAGCCGAGCCCCCATTCATTCGACCGACACAAGACAGTCTACATCTGAGCGGACTTCTAACAATCCTTCACTCGATACCACTAGCCCGCGAGGCTCTCCTGCTACGGAACAAGGCCCTTTCGAATTATGGACAAGATGCGCAGTGGTGGAATGGACAGCCGATCAACCTCCCGAAGGTAGTAACCATCCACGAAGCACAAGGCGGCGATACTGAGTGGGATGATATTCTACATGAGAGCCAGAGGCTCGTCGCCTTTTTAGATTCTACGACCCGGGCTTTTGGAAGTGCCGATGCACTAGCTGGCCTGAAAGCCATGGCAACCTACGATTCAGAAAGCGGCGTCAGCAAATTTTTGGAGTCGTGGCAGGAATCAGCAGTCCGCGCGGACAAGGGCAACCCATTGACGACAATTTTCTCATCGACGGCATATAAACGGCCGCCGAAAGAGCTTGACTCACCGACTGCAGGGGACGACGAGCCGATTGACGAGTTTGACACGCCGATTGATAAGGAATTCTTCACCTTGGAGCCATACATAGAGCCTGTCCATGGCCAGACACTGTATGATGTCCTGGATGCTACTATGTGGTCCGACAGCCCGGGGGAAAGTCTCGACGATGTGTGGCTGGAGCATGTGGCGGATGTCTTGACTATCCGATTAGACAGCGTTGATTCGACAGCAAGAGCGGTAGATGTGAAGGTTCCCGCCGTATTCTATCCGGACCGATACCTTGCTAGTTGCAGGGATATTGCGCGTGAACAACGTTGCCAAAGACTTCAGGTCCGCGAGGAGGTTTACAAATTGCGAACGCTCATGGATCGTATTTCCACACCGCAAGGTTCAAACAGGGGGATAACTTCACGGGATATTCTAGAGAAAGCggctgatgctgctgctgtcctctCTTCGCAATCCTCAACGGAACCCGAGTCAACAACCAAAGAACCAGCTGCTAGCGTTGAACAGATAGCTCGAGAGTTAAAGGTGATCTCGCAAAAGATAGAAGATAAGCTAAAGG ACCTGGAGAgccgacaacaacaagccATGGAAAGTCTCAGAAGTACATCAAAATACCTAACGGAGCCGCCAACCACGCCAGGCGAGCCTCCAGTCCACAAGTACACACTAAGAGGTGTCTGCACCGAGCCACATGTGACTTATGTTTTACGACGGAACCCCTCATCCCCCGAAGACAACACCGAGTCCGAGCAACCCGACGAATACCAATGGTGGCGGCTCAGCTTTTCCGTCGATGACGGCAAGTCTCGACAAGCACAAGCCGGTCACACCTCAGCTCCAAAGGACGCAGATGTCATCGGGTACACGGCGCGCAAAGTCCGAGAGGTCGAAGTCCTCCGGGCCGCGCGCGAAGAGTCCAGAGGCGTTCTACTCGTCTACGCGAACAGCAATGCAATGAACTTCAAGGAAGAGCCAGCTCCCACTACGCTTCAA AACTTCGTAAACGCGGACAATGCAGCCTTTGCTAAAGAACTCCAAGAGTGGGAGAACAGCACAGCCACGAGGCAGCAAAACCAAACCACTGCCGGTGATGAATGGGACCACGCCACTGACTCTCGCCCGCCTTATCCTTCACCATCGACCCAACAGGTACCCACGGAAGGCATACCCGCCAGCAAGGTCAATGTCTTCGACTACCAAGTCGCTTCGTTTGATGATGACTCGGCGGCAGAGAGACAAGGACAGGGTCAGGGCCAGGAAATGCAGGAGAGAGGTGGGAAACCTCTACTCGgtcaagctcaagctcaagCCCAAGctcaatctcaatctcaatctcaGAGTGTTCCGTCGGGAGGGAAATCGGACCATGCAGAATGGTCTTAG